The genomic region GCCAGCTTCACCGCGACGTTCCCGAACGCCAGCTAGTCCACCTGCCCCGTCCCGCCGTCCCGCCGTCCCGCTGGCCATCCGCCCCGTCCCGCCGCTGGGCCTGCCCTTCTCCTCGCGCCCCGCTCGGCCCTGCCCCGCCGCCCTCTCCCCGCTCGGGGTTAGGGTTGCGGGGTTGGCCGGGCGGGAATCGGGACGGGGCTGGATGCGGCGGGGGCGGGAACCAAAGGGGCAGCGGGGCGCCGTGCGCGGACCGGTGCCCGGCCAGTACCCGGTGCGGTTCGGCATGGCCGAGCTGCTCGCCGACCTGGACTGGCCCAACGGCTGGCTGCTGAGCGTGGACGGCGTCGCCCAGTCCTATGTGGACCTCGACGACCCCACCCACCTGGAGTTCGACTACATCCGCCGCATCGGCGACGTCATCGACTGCCTGGGCGAGCCCGAAGCGGCCTTGGACGCCCTGCACATCGGTGGCGGCGCCTGCACCGTCCCGCGCTACCTCGCCGCCACCCGCCCCGGCTCGCGCCAACTGGTCTTCGACGCCGACGGCGAACTCATCGACCTGGTCCGTGAACACCTCCGGCTGCGCGACGTCCCCGCCCTGCGGGTGCGGGTGTGCGACGGCAGGGAAGGCGTGACCACCCGGCGTGACGAGTCGGCGGATCTTGTTGTGCTGGACGCCTTCCAGCGCGCCTCCATGCCCGGCGGCCTGGCCACCCGGGAGTTCATCGGCGACATCGCCAGGGTGCTCCGCCCGGACGGCACGGTGATCGTCAACGTCACCGACGGCCCCGGCCTGAAGTTCGCCCGTCGCGTCGTGGCCACCCTGAGCCTGGTCTTCCCCCAGGTCCTGCTGGTCGCCGAACCCGCGGTGCTGCGCGGACGCCGGTTCGGAAACCTGGTGCTGGTCGGCTCCAAGACCGATCTGCCGGTGCCGGAGATCACCAGCAAGGTGCACTCGGCGGCATTCCCGGCCCGCTGCGTCTCCGGCGCCGACCTGACCAAGCTCTGCGCGGGCGCCGAACCCATCACCGACACCGCGCCCATGGTCGCCCCGGTGCCGCCCGCCCGAGCCTTCGGGGGTTGACCTCCAGCTTAGTGGAGGTTGCATGCTGCACCCATGAGTAGGGCAATGCGAGTCGGGGTGATCGGCGACGGACTGGCGCGGGGCTGGGCGGCCCGCGCGCACTTCCCCGCGCTGCGAGGACTGCACGGAGTCGAGCTGTTCGCGGTCGCCGACCCAAGCCATCCCGCCGACGACGTGGCCGCCCAGTGGGGCGCGCACCTGGTCTGCGCCGACCCAGCCGAGCTGGCCACCCACCGCCAGGTGGACGTGGTCACCGTCGCGGGCCCGGTCCCCGGCCACGACGATCTCGTGCGCACTGCCCTGTCCGCGGGCAAACACGTGTTCTGCGAATGGCCGCTGAGCACCAACGTCCGCGCCGCGGCCGAACTGCGCGACCTGGCCGCCCGCTCCGGCGGGCACCAGGTCGTCGGCCTGCGCGGCCGCGCCGACCCCGGCGCGCGCTTCGCCCGTGACCTGTTGGCCCACGGCGAGATCGGCGAGGTGCTCGGCGTGACCCTGAGCGCCGCCCCAGCGAGTCCATCGGAGTCCACAGTGGACGAACCGCTGCTCACCGGCGACGGCGGCCAGGCCCTGGACGTCCTCCGGTTCTGTCTGGGCGAACCCGCCGAACTGTCCGCGACCCTCACCACCCGCTGCCCCGGCGTGCCGGGCCCGGACCAGGTCCTGGTGCAAGGACTCCTCGAGTCCGGGGTGGCGATCTCGGCCCACCTGCAGTCCGGCGCACCGGGCGGCACCGGCTTCCGGATGGAGGTCCAAGGCCGCCGCGGTGCTCTGGTCCTGGTGTCCCCCAGTCGGATCGGCGAGCACGAGTCCACCGTGCTGCTGGCCCGCCGCACCGGCGGCGGCACTTCGGCGGCCGCTGCTACGCCCGGTGCCGCCACGCCCGGTGCCGTCGCACTCGGTGCCGCCCCGCCCGGTGCCACCCTGCTTGGCGTGGCCCAGTCGCTTGAGGTGGTCCCGGTCCCGGAGAGCTACCGGAGTGGCGTGGCCGCGGTCCCGGCGGGCCCCGCCCAGGGAGTCGCCCGACTGTACGCCGAACTCCTGCGGGCGGTCCGGACCGGAACGCCACAGGACCCGGACTTCACCACCGCGGTGGGACTGCACTGCCTGCTGGACACGGTGGCCGCGGCGGCGAGCACCCGGCGGTGCCGCAGCTTCGGGTGATCGCGGCTCACTCCGGCGGGGGAGCGCACTCACCTCGCGGCGGGAGGGATCCCGGCGGGTGCTGCGAGAGTGTTGACGGCGGGGGGAACTGGGGGTGGGCACGGCGGTCAACGGGCCGTCGTGCCCCACGGTTCAACCTCGGGGGCCCAAGCCGTGGAACAGCGTGGTGACAACCCGGTCGGCGAGCACGTCGACGTCAGTGCGCTGTTCGACGTGCTCGTGCACCGCCTCGAGCAGCAGGGCGTGGTAGACCCGGCCCAGCCAGTCCGGGCTGACCGACTCGTCCACCAGTCCGGCCGCGAGGATCCGGTCGAACAGCGCCTGCGACTTCCGGCGGACCCGCACCTCGGTGGCCATGGCCGTGGACTCGGCCAGCGCCTGCTTGCTCGGCGTGAACCGCCACACGCTCTTCACCGTCACCAGGTTCGCGGTCAACTGGTGCAGGGCCACCAACGGCGGCGCGGTATCCGTACGGGCGGCGTTGATCGCGTCCTCGACCTGGGACATGATGGCGTCAATCATCGCCGCGACCAGCGCCTCCCTGGTGGCGAACCGGCGGTGCACGGTCGTGCGGGCCACGCCCGCGGCATCGGCGATCTGCTGCAACGTCGTCGTCGGATCCGCACTCAGCATGCGGTCGGCCACGCGCAGGATCGCCTGATGGGTGCGTTCCGCATCCGCGCGTAGTGGCCGCTCCAAGGACATGGGCAGACGATACCCAGCAGTCGCGCCTCCCCATAAACTCGCAACACGAGTGTTGCATATATGCGGTAATCCGATACGGTGGTGTTTCGGGTCGAGCAGATCCGTCTTCCCACCACGAACTGAGGGACACACGACATGCGGCTGCGCACCCTCGGCGGCACCGGAATCAAGGTCAGCCCCTACTGCCTCGGCGCGATGATGTTCGGCGCCATGGGCAATGCCGACCACGACGAGTCGGTACGAATGATCCACACCGCCCTGGACGCGGGCATCAACTTCATCGACACCGCTGACGTCTACTCCAACGGCGAGTCCGAGGAGATCGTCGGCAAGGCCCTCAAGGGCCGTCGCGACGACGTCGTCCTGGCCACCAAGGCGCACCTGCCGATGGGCGAGAACCCCAACCGGCGCGGTGGCTCCCGGCGCTGGCTGGTCCGCGCCGTGGAGGACAGCCTCCGCAGGCTCGGCACCGACCACCTGGACCTGTACCAGCTGCACCGGCCCGATGAGGACACCGCCGTGGACGAGACCCTGGGCGCGCTGTCGGATCTGGTGCGCTCCGGCAAGGTCCGCGCGGTGGGCACCTCGACCTTCCCGGCCGAGCTCATCGTGGAGATGCAGTGGGAGTCGGAACGGCGCGGCCATGTCCGCGTGCGCACCGAGCAACCGCCCTATTCGATTTTCAACCGCGCGGCCGAGACCTCCGTTCTGCCGACCTGTGCTCGTTACGGGATGGGCGTGTTGACCTGGGGACCGCTCAACCGGGGCTGGCTCACCGGTCGCTACCGGCCCGGCTACCAGTTGCCGGAAGGCGCGCACCCGGTGCAGCAGCAGATGTTCGACCCGGCGAACCCCGCCAACGCGCGGAAGTACGCCGTGATCGAGCAGCTGCTCAAGCTCGCCGGGGAGACGGGCCACTCACTGGCCCACCTCGCGGTGGCCTTCGTGCTCGCCCACCCGGCGGTGACCTCGGCGATCATCGGGCCGCGCACCCCTGAACAGCTCGCGGACCTGTTGGCGGGCAAGGATGTCGTGCTCGAGGACGAGGTGCTGGACCGCATCGACGAACTCGTTCCCCCTGGCACCGTCCTGAACGCCGACGACAGCTTCTACCAGCCGCCGGGCATCACGGACCCGTCCCAGCGCCGTCGTCCCCGCGAGGCCAGGGCCGCGGTCTGACCCCCGGAACGGAGCGAGGACCTCGCGCTCCGGGGGACAGCGCCGCACCGGCCTGGCTCGGGCGATGCCGGGCCAGCCGCACCGGATCACTGCCGCGTCCGCCGGTGCTGGGCCGCTCAGGCGGCACGGGATGGATCCCTCCCGTGGCCGCTGCGAGCGACCCGGCGACGGCGGTGGACCGAACCGGTGCGGTCACGACCTCGCTCCGCTCGCGGAGGCTCGATCGGACTGCCCCGGGTTGGCCCGCCCCGGGCGATCTGGCGGCGGGGCCGTCCTGGCCCGGCTCAGTGCCTGGATCGTCAGGGTGCCTGAATCGTCAGGGTGCGGCGGTGATCGGCTTGGCCGGCTTGGCATGCCCGCCCCGTCCGGCGTGGTGACAACCCTCGTCTCGCCCGGTTCCGCCTGACCGAGGTCGCGGCGCCGGATGCGCCGGGGACCGGTCTGGCTCGGACAGTCCAGCGGTTCGGCGATCCGGGAGCCAGCGGTCTGCTGCTGGCCCGAGGTCAGTGGTTCGGCGGGGCCTGCTGAACCAGCGGTGCGGTTCTCCGGCGCGGTTGCGCCCGGACTGGCTCGATGGAGTCCGGATGCGGTGCCGCGCCTGGCCGGAGCGGGCTGGGTCAGCTGGGGCCGGGCCTGCCGCGTCGAGGTTGGCCTGAAAGGAATCGACTCGACTGCGGGTGCGGGCCTCGGTGGGGACGGCCGGGCTGAGGGTTGTCGTACTGCGGCTTGCCGTGCGGCGGGTCGCCGTAGTGGGGTTCGCCGGGCGGGGAGTTGCCGGGCTGGGGTCGGTGGCCGGGTGGATGTACGGGTGTAGGGGCCTCCTGATTCTGGTTGACATAGCGGAACTTGGGCGTGGACCGCACACACGTGGGGCAGTAACGGGCTGTGCGCTCGGCCCGCCGCCGGTTCGGCGGCACGGCGGGGGAGTTGCACAACGCGAACCAGACCCGGAGCTCTCGGGTCACCTGAAGCTGGTCGGCGTCAGGAGCCACGCGATGCAGCAGAGGACGGAACAGGCCTGGCCACCAGGGGACGTCCTCGCCATGCACAGTAGCGCCTCCGAAGGGGAGGGTCCGACCACTTCATGGGCAAACGTAGCCAGATCCCACGACCGTGGGATACCGCCGCCCGTGTCGTGCGGAAATGGCGGCGAAATCAGTCACGCCGGGTGGTTTCGAGTACGTGAACTTGGGCCGGACTCCTACTTTGGGAGGTACCGGATCGGCGGTGGCAACCGATTGTGTTCCACACACTGAGGGAACGACGATCCGCAAACGGGGCAACGACGATGAACGTGCTGCTTCTGGCCTACGGCTCGCTGGGGGACATCCAGCCTTTCGTCGCGCTCGGCAAGGCGCTTGAGCAGGCCGGGTACAAGGCGGTGCTGGCCGCGCCCGCGCGGTTCGAGTCCTACGTCGCCGAGCACGATTTGCCTTTTTCGCCGATCAGTGATGCCCTGGTGGAGCTCGCTGACAGCGCGGAGCTTCGGGCCTCGCGAGAAGGCGATGCGGTGCAAGCCGGTGTGGCCTGGCTCGATGCCCTCCGGCGCGGCAAGGACGCGGCGACCGCTGTGCTCGAGGACAGCTGGGCGGCCGCGGCGTTCGGGCCCGACCTGGTGGTGCACCACCCGATCACGGCCGGACAGCACATCGCGGAGAAGCTTCGGGTTCCGTCGGTGCTGGCCTCGCCGCAGACCGCCTACGTGCCGACGGACGCGTTCCCCTGTTCGCTGATCTCGGTGCCGGACTGGTTGCCGCCGGCGTTCAACCGGTTCACCTACACACTGCTCGGGCTGTCCGGACGACTGTTGTCCAAGCCGACCGACCGGTGGCGGGAGCAGGTGCTCGGCCTGCCCCGGCGCCGGGGACAGCACGACCCGCTGCGTCAGCCCGACGGGCGGTCCACGACGGTGCTGAACGCGTTCAGCCCGCACGTGTTCCCGCCCGCGCCGGACTGGCCGGAATCCGTGCACACCACGGGCTACTGGTTCCTGCCCGCAGCCACGGACTGGACACCGCCGCCCGCGCTGGCGGAGTTCATGCACGCCGGCGCACCGCCGGTGTGCGTGACCTTCGGCAGCACGGTCGGCGGCGACCCTCGGCGCTTGGCGCGCACCGTGCTGGACGCGGTGCGGCTGGCAGGCGTCCGCGCGGTGCTGGTGTCCGGGTGGGGCGGGATGCAGCTGGACGAGCTGCCCCCGGAGGTCATGCTGGTCGACCACGTGCCGTTCGACTGGCTGTTCCCCCGGGTGTCCGCGGTGGTGCACCACGGTGGCGGCGGCACCAGCGCGGCTGCCGTGGTCGCCGGGCGGCCGCAGGTCGGCTGCCCGGTCGTGGCGGACCAGCCGCAGTGGGCGCGGCGGATGCACCACCTCGGGGTGGCACCGCCGCCGATCCCGCAGCGGGTGCTGACCACACGGGCGCTGGCCGAGGCGATCCACCTCGCCGTCACCGATCCGGGCATGGCCCGGCGGGCCGAACGGCTCGGTCGGCTGGTGAACGCCGAGCGCGGTGCGGAGGCCGCGGTGGCGGTGCTGGAGAAGCTGGTGCGGCGCAAGGCTTGACCTGGAGCGCGCTCCAGCGGACAGGCTCGGCGCATGCGACAGATCACCCTCGGTGGTGCCGGCGGCCAGCGGGCCAGCGTGTTGTGCCTCGGCGCGCTGCCGTTCGGGTCCTCAGTGGACCGGGACACCTCCTTCGCCATCCTCGACCGGTTCGTCGAGGCGGGCGGGAACTTCATCGACACCGCGAACAACTACGTGTTCTGGACCGAGGACGGAAAGGGTGACGAAAGCGAGAACCTGCTCGGCGACTGGCTGCGCACCAGGGGCAACCGGTCCGAGGTGGTGCTGGCGTCCAAGGTGGGCGCGCTGCCGGACCCGGACAAGGCCGGACAGTTCCCGGACAACGCGGAAGGCTTGTCCGCCAAGGTGATCAGCACCCAGCTGGACAACAGTCTGCGGCGGCTGGGCACTGATCACCTGGACGTGTACTACGCGCACATCGAGGACCGCTCGGTGCCGCTGGCCGAGACGGTCGGCGCGTTCGGCGAGGCCGTGGCGCAGGGCAAGGTGCGGGTGCCGGGGTGCAGCAACCACCCGACCTGGCGGATCGACCGCGCGCGTGAACTGGCGAAGCGGGATGGGCTTGCGCCGTACGGAGTTCTGCAGTTCCGGCACAGCTACCTCCGGCCGCGGCCGGACATCAGGCTGCCCGAGACCGGCCACGTTCAGGCCAGTGATGAGCTGCTGGATTATGTGCGCACCGAGGAAGACCTGGTGCTGACCGCGTACACGACCCTGCTGTTCGGGGCCTACACCCGGCCGGACCGCCCGCTGCACGAGCACTACGACCACCCCGGTACCCGGCGCAAGATCGCCGTGCTGCAAGAGGTGGCCGCCGAGCTGGGCGCCACGGTGAACCAGGTGGTGCTGGCGTGGCTGTTGCACGGCAACCCGGTGGTGGTGCCGGTGCTGGGCGTCAGCTCGGTGGCGCAGCTGGAGGAGTCACTGGTGGCGGCGGAGCTGGAGCTCAGCGCGGACCAGTTGGCCCGGCTCGCCGCGGCTTGCTGACCAAGCGCCGCGATCCGGATGCGGGGCAGGGGCCGGGGCCGCGAGGGTGCGCGCCGGATGCCGCCGGACGACGGGGGTGCCGCGGGGTGCGGCAGGCGCTGCGGGTCCGGCTGGATGTAGCGGCTGTGGCGGATCTTGCGGCTGTGGCTGGATGTTGCGGGTGCGGCTGGGTTCCGCGGACGGTTGCGGGGCGGGTGATCGCGCCGCAACGCGTGCTGCGGTCGACCGGCGGGCGACGGGGGGTGGGTCGCGGTGTCGGCGGCGGTGTGGGGCGTGACGGGACTTCGCGTCACGCCCCTGCCGGGCCGGTCACTGCTGGTCGTCCTCTTCCGCGAGGATGCGGTAGAGGTTGCGGCGGACCTCGGCGAGGAGTTGGCGGGCTCGGGCGGCCTGCTCCGGGGTGCCGGCGGCGGCGACCTGGAGGGCGGCCTGGTGGACCTGGCCGAGTAGCTCCTGGAGCTCGACCACCGCGGTGTCCACGCCGCCGCTGACGGTGTCCCAGACCACGGCGAGCTCGGCCTCGTTCTCCGCGACGTAGGTGCGGCCTGCCTCGGTCAGTTCGACCATCTGGCGGCCGCCTTCCTTCTCGGAGACGACCAGGCCCTCTTCCGCGAGCTGCTTGAGCACGGGGTAGATCGAGCCGGGGCTGGGACGCCAGTAGCCGTCGCTGCGTTCGGTGATGTCGGCGATGAGCTGGTAGCCGTGAGTCGGGCCGTCGACCAGGACGAGCAGCACCGCGGCCCGGACGTCGCCGCGGCCGACCTTGGGGCGCTGCCAGCCGCTGCCGGGGCCGCCGAAGCCGGGGGGCATGGGCGGGAACGGGCCGCCGTGGCGTGGGCCGGCCGGGCCGCGGTCCGGGGTCCAGCCCCAGAAGTGGCGGTGGCCGCCCCGGCCTCGGCCGTGGCCGCGCTCGTGTGGGCCACCACCGCGGCGGCCCCGCTCGCCGCGGCGCTCACCTCGGCCTTCGGCGGGCTCGCCGGGAACTTCGCCGGTGTCGTTGTGCATGGCCACCCGGGTCCACGGGGTCCGCATGCGCGGGCCGCTGAACCAGGGGCCGAAAGCTGCTGCGTGGGCAGTCATGTGATCACTCCTTGAATAGTCGCGACATGCTATTCGTGTCGCCGATGTGTTCACGATATATCGCCAACACTCGAGACGCAAGCATGACCTGCCCCCGGACAGTGAAACGGCGGGTCCCCTGAGTGGAGACCCGCCGTGTTTGCCCAGCTCAGCGGCTAGATGTTGGTTGGGATGCGGCGCAGGGCACGGAGGCGGTCGATGGCGGTGTGCAGGGTGTCGGGACGCTTCGGGAAAGCGAAGCGGACCAGCTTCCGGCCCTCCTCGGGGTTGGCGTAGAAGGAGGAGCCGGGGACCACCGCGACGCCGAGGTCGGTGATCAGGCGGCGGGCGAACTCGACGTCATGGCCGCCGGGGTCGAGGTCCTCGGTGCCGCAGAGCACGTAGTAGGCGCCGTCGGGCGCGTGCAGCCGGAAGCCGATCTCGGTCAGCGCCGGGCAGAGCAGGTCTCGCAGTTCGCGGTAGTGCGCGGCCAGGCCGGTGTAGTACTCCGGCGGCAGGCCCAGCGCGGTGACCGAGGCGGCTTGCAGCGGGGTGGGCGCGCCGACGGTGAGGAAGTCGTGCACGGTGCGGATCGCCTTGGTCGCCCAGGCCGGGGCGATGGTCCAGCCGACCCGCCAGCCGGTCACCGCGTAGGTCTTGGACACGCTGTTGATGGTGATCGTGCGGTCGCTCAGGCCCGGCACGGTGGCCGGGGGGATGTGGCCGCCGTCGCCGAGGAAGTGGATGTGCTCGTAGATCTCGTCGGTGATGCACAGGACGTCGTAGCGCTGGCACAGCTCGGCGATCAGGTCCAGCTCGGCGCGGCTGAACACCTTGCCGGTCGGGTTGTGCGGGGTGTTGACCACGATCGCCCTGGTGCGCTCGGAAAACACAGCGCGCAGCTCGGCCTCGTCGATGGACCAGTCCGGGCGGTGCAGCGGGACGAACCGGGGGGTGGCGCCAGCGAGCACCGCGTCCGGGCCGTAGTTCTCGTAGTGCGGCTCGAACATGATCACCTCGTCGCCGGGTTC from Crossiella sp. CA-258035 harbors:
- a CDS encoding fused MFS/spermidine synthase, with product MRGPVPGQYPVRFGMAELLADLDWPNGWLLSVDGVAQSYVDLDDPTHLEFDYIRRIGDVIDCLGEPEAALDALHIGGGACTVPRYLAATRPGSRQLVFDADGELIDLVREHLRLRDVPALRVRVCDGREGVTTRRDESADLVVLDAFQRASMPGGLATREFIGDIARVLRPDGTVIVNVTDGPGLKFARRVVATLSLVFPQVLLVAEPAVLRGRRFGNLVLVGSKTDLPVPEITSKVHSAAFPARCVSGADLTKLCAGAEPITDTAPMVAPVPPARAFGG
- a CDS encoding Gfo/Idh/MocA family oxidoreductase, yielding MSRAMRVGVIGDGLARGWAARAHFPALRGLHGVELFAVADPSHPADDVAAQWGAHLVCADPAELATHRQVDVVTVAGPVPGHDDLVRTALSAGKHVFCEWPLSTNVRAAAELRDLAARSGGHQVVGLRGRADPGARFARDLLAHGEIGEVLGVTLSAAPASPSESTVDEPLLTGDGGQALDVLRFCLGEPAELSATLTTRCPGVPGPDQVLVQGLLESGVAISAHLQSGAPGGTGFRMEVQGRRGALVLVSPSRIGEHESTVLLARRTGGGTSAAAATPGAATPGAVALGAAPPGATLLGVAQSLEVVPVPESYRSGVAAVPAGPAQGVARLYAELLRAVRTGTPQDPDFTTAVGLHCLLDTVAAAASTRRCRSFG
- a CDS encoding TetR/AcrR family transcriptional regulator gives rise to the protein MSLERPLRADAERTHQAILRVADRMLSADPTTTLQQIADAAGVARTTVHRRFATREALVAAMIDAIMSQVEDAINAARTDTAPPLVALHQLTANLVTVKSVWRFTPSKQALAESTAMATEVRVRRKSQALFDRILAAGLVDESVSPDWLGRVYHALLLEAVHEHVEQRTDVDVLADRVVTTLFHGLGPRG
- a CDS encoding aldo/keto reductase produces the protein MRLRTLGGTGIKVSPYCLGAMMFGAMGNADHDESVRMIHTALDAGINFIDTADVYSNGESEEIVGKALKGRRDDVVLATKAHLPMGENPNRRGGSRRWLVRAVEDSLRRLGTDHLDLYQLHRPDEDTAVDETLGALSDLVRSGKVRAVGTSTFPAELIVEMQWESERRGHVRVRTEQPPYSIFNRAAETSVLPTCARYGMGVLTWGPLNRGWLTGRYRPGYQLPEGAHPVQQQMFDPANPANARKYAVIEQLLKLAGETGHSLAHLAVAFVLAHPAVTSAIIGPRTPEQLADLLAGKDVVLEDEVLDRIDELVPPGTVLNADDSFYQPPGITDPSQRRRPREARAAV
- a CDS encoding glycosyltransferase gives rise to the protein MNVLLLAYGSLGDIQPFVALGKALEQAGYKAVLAAPARFESYVAEHDLPFSPISDALVELADSAELRASREGDAVQAGVAWLDALRRGKDAATAVLEDSWAAAAFGPDLVVHHPITAGQHIAEKLRVPSVLASPQTAYVPTDAFPCSLISVPDWLPPAFNRFTYTLLGLSGRLLSKPTDRWREQVLGLPRRRGQHDPLRQPDGRSTTVLNAFSPHVFPPAPDWPESVHTTGYWFLPAATDWTPPPALAEFMHAGAPPVCVTFGSTVGGDPRRLARTVLDAVRLAGVRAVLVSGWGGMQLDELPPEVMLVDHVPFDWLFPRVSAVVHHGGGGTSAAAVVAGRPQVGCPVVADQPQWARRMHHLGVAPPPIPQRVLTTRALAEAIHLAVTDPGMARRAERLGRLVNAERGAEAAVAVLEKLVRRKA
- a CDS encoding aldo/keto reductase, with the protein product MRQITLGGAGGQRASVLCLGALPFGSSVDRDTSFAILDRFVEAGGNFIDTANNYVFWTEDGKGDESENLLGDWLRTRGNRSEVVLASKVGALPDPDKAGQFPDNAEGLSAKVISTQLDNSLRRLGTDHLDVYYAHIEDRSVPLAETVGAFGEAVAQGKVRVPGCSNHPTWRIDRARELAKRDGLAPYGVLQFRHSYLRPRPDIRLPETGHVQASDELLDYVRTEEDLVLTAYTTLLFGAYTRPDRPLHEHYDHPGTRRKIAVLQEVAAELGATVNQVVLAWLLHGNPVVVPVLGVSSVAQLEESLVAAELELSADQLARLAAAC
- a CDS encoding PadR family transcriptional regulator, which encodes MTAHAAAFGPWFSGPRMRTPWTRVAMHNDTGEVPGEPAEGRGERRGERGRRGGGPHERGHGRGRGGHRHFWGWTPDRGPAGPRHGGPFPPMPPGFGGPGSGWQRPKVGRGDVRAAVLLVLVDGPTHGYQLIADITERSDGYWRPSPGSIYPVLKQLAEEGLVVSEKEGGRQMVELTEAGRTYVAENEAELAVVWDTVSGGVDTAVVELQELLGQVHQAALQVAAAGTPEQAARARQLLAEVRRNLYRILAEEDDQQ
- a CDS encoding aminotransferase class I/II-fold pyridoxal phosphate-dependent enzyme, producing the protein MITRVSSKVASFTESVIREMTRLATAHDAVNLSQGLPDFACPPELKQAVKDAVDADLNQYPITFGESALREAIATKTGWAYPGWQVDPETEICVTCGATEAMVATMLALVEPGDEVIMFEPHYENYGPDAVLAGATPRFVPLHRPDWSIDEAELRAVFSERTRAIVVNTPHNPTGKVFSRAELDLIAELCQRYDVLCITDEIYEHIHFLGDGGHIPPATVPGLSDRTITINSVSKTYAVTGWRVGWTIAPAWATKAIRTVHDFLTVGAPTPLQAASVTALGLPPEYYTGLAAHYRELRDLLCPALTEIGFRLHAPDGAYYVLCGTEDLDPGGHDVEFARRLITDLGVAVVPGSSFYANPEEGRKLVRFAFPKRPDTLHTAIDRLRALRRIPTNI